Proteins from one Psilocybe cubensis strain MGC-MH-2018 chromosome 11, whole genome shotgun sequence genomic window:
- a CDS encoding Cytochrome P450 monooxygenase COX1 has product MYHGTWGTAGLTWLCAAVGHVSSEDDEYDGYFIPRGTVVLGNAWTILHDPEEFKDPLEFNPDRYLKDGKLDPNIAQPLALDDERLHITTNSICPGRHMSDNGLYCIISSVLSVFEIKPFIDDGGNPVIPKPEFTSGMLS; this is encoded by the exons ATGTATCATGGCACTTGGGGAACTGCCGGG CTTACATGGCTGTGTGCAGCCGTTGGCCACGTGTCCTCggaagatgatgaatacGATGGTTATTTTATTCCCCGTGGAACTGTTGTACTGGGAAATGCATG GACAATTTTGCATGACCCTGAAGAATTCAAGGATCCACTTGAATTTAATCCTGACAGATATCTGAAGGATGGAAAGCTTGATCCCAAT ATTGCGCAGCCTTTGGCTTTGGACGACG AAAGATTACACATCACTACCAATAGCATATGCCCAGGGAGGCACATGAGCGACAACGGGCTTTACTGCATCATTTCATCTGTCCTAAGTGTCTTCGAAATTAAGCCATTCATCGACGACGGTGGGAACCCTGTGATTCCCAAGCCAGAATTCACTAGTGGCATGCTATCGTGA